The Saccopteryx leptura isolate mSacLep1 chromosome 2, mSacLep1_pri_phased_curated, whole genome shotgun sequence genome has a window encoding:
- the HEPACAM gene encoding hepatic and glial cell adhesion molecule isoform X1, giving the protein MPPKMKRERGTLSRALSALRLTPFVYLLLIQTEPLQGVNITSPIRLIHGTVGRSALLSVQYSSTSSDKPVVKWQLKRDKPVTVVQSIGTEIIGTLRPDYRDRIRLFENGSLLLSDLQLADEGTYEVEISITDDTFTGEKTINLTVDVPISRPQVLVASTTVLELSEAFTLNCSHENGTKPSYTWLKDGKPLLNDSRMLLSPDQKVLTITRVLMEDDDLYSCVVENPISQGRSLPIKITVYRRSSLYIILSTGGIFLLVTLVTVCACWKPSKKSGKKRKLEKQNSLEYMDQNDDSLKPEGELPAAHSPNPSSLRSVGCWEKAELGHKEASSAGPLPPPTARRLQNRERCGQADTLPRSGEQERKNPMALYILKDKDAPEPEEEPAPEPRGTTEPGPPGYSVSPAVPGRSPGMPVRSARRYPRSPARSPAPGRTHTSPSRAPGSPGRSRTLRTAAARLMREQEEAGPVGISA; this is encoded by the exons ATGCCACccaaaatgaagagagaaaggggaaccctgtCCAGAGCCCTCAGTGCCTTACGCCTCACTCCTTTTGTCTACCTTCTTCTGATCCAAACAG AGCCCCTGCAGGGGGTGAACATCACCAGCCCGATACGCCTGATCCATGGCACAGTGGGGAGGTCAGCCCTGCTTTCTGTGCAGTACAGCAGCACCAGCAGCGACAAGCCTGTAGTGAAGTGGCAGCTGAAGCGGgataagccagtgaccgtggTACAGTCCATTGGCACAGAGATCATTGGCACTCTGCGGCCTGATTATCGAGACCGCATCCGCCTGTTTGAAaatggctccctgcttctcagtGACCTGCAGCTCGCCGATGAGGGCACCTATGAGGTCGAGATCTCCATCACTGATGACACCTTCACCGGGGAGAAGACCATCAATCTCACTGTGGATG TGCCCATTTCGAGGCCACAGGTGTTAGTGGCTTCGACCACTGTACTGGAGCTCAGTGAAGCCTTCACTCTGAACTGCTCTCATGAGAATGGCACCAAGCCCAGCTACACCTGGCTGAAGGATGGCAAGCCTCTCCTCAATGACTCGCGAATGCTCCTGTCCCCCGACCAAAAGGTGCTTACCATCACCCGTGTGCTCATGGAGGACGACGACCTGTACAGTTGTGTGGTGGAGAACCCCATCAGTCAGGGCCGCAGCCTGCCTATCAAAATCACCGTGTACA gaAGAAGCTCTCTCTACATCATCTTGTCCACAGGAGGTATCTTCCTCCTTGTGACCTTGGTGACAGTCTGTGCCTGCTGGAAACCCTCCAAAAAGTCTGG aaagaagaggaaactggAGAAGCAAAACTCCCTGGAATATATGGATCAGAATGATGACAGCCTGAAACCAGAAGGTGAGCTCCCAGCGGCCCACTCACCCAACCCATCCTCACTCAGATCAGTGGGCTGCTGGGAAAAGGCAGAACTGGGCCACAAAGAAGCCAGCTCTGCAGGGCCCCTTCCTCCACCAACTGCACGAAGACTGCAGAACAGGGAGAGGTGCGGCCAAG CAGACACTCTCCCCCGAAGTGGAGAGCAGGAGCGGAAGAACCCCATGGCACTCTACATTCTGAAGGACAAG GACGCCCCGGAGCCCGAGGAGGAGCCTGCTCCCGAGCCCCGGGGCACGACGGAGCCCGGTCCGCCCGGCTACTCTGTATCGCCAGCGGTTCCCGGCCGCTCGCCTGGGATGCCCGTGCGCTCTGCCCGCCGGTACCCGCGCTCGCCCGCGCGCTCCCCCGCCCCCGGCCGGACGCACACGTCGCCGTCCCGGGCCCCCGGCTCGCCCGGTCGCTCGCGCACACTTCGGACTGCGGCCGCGCGCCTGATGCGCGAGCAGGAGGAGGCCGGCCCGGTGGGCATCAGCGCCTGA
- the HEPACAM gene encoding hepatic and glial cell adhesion molecule isoform X2: MPPKMKRERGTLSRALSALRLTPFVYLLLIQTEPLQGVNITSPIRLIHGTVGRSALLSVQYSSTSSDKPVVKWQLKRDKPVTVVQSIGTEIIGTLRPDYRDRIRLFENGSLLLSDLQLADEGTYEVEISITDDTFTGEKTINLTVDVPISRPQVLVASTTVLELSEAFTLNCSHENGTKPSYTWLKDGKPLLNDSRMLLSPDQKVLTITRVLMEDDDLYSCVVENPISQGRSLPIKITVYRRSSLYIILSTGGIFLLVTLVTVCACWKPSKKSGKKRKLEKQNSLEYMDQNDDSLKPEADTLPRSGEQERKNPMALYILKDKDAPEPEEEPAPEPRGTTEPGPPGYSVSPAVPGRSPGMPVRSARRYPRSPARSPAPGRTHTSPSRAPGSPGRSRTLRTAAARLMREQEEAGPVGISA; encoded by the exons ATGCCACccaaaatgaagagagaaaggggaaccctgtCCAGAGCCCTCAGTGCCTTACGCCTCACTCCTTTTGTCTACCTTCTTCTGATCCAAACAG AGCCCCTGCAGGGGGTGAACATCACCAGCCCGATACGCCTGATCCATGGCACAGTGGGGAGGTCAGCCCTGCTTTCTGTGCAGTACAGCAGCACCAGCAGCGACAAGCCTGTAGTGAAGTGGCAGCTGAAGCGGgataagccagtgaccgtggTACAGTCCATTGGCACAGAGATCATTGGCACTCTGCGGCCTGATTATCGAGACCGCATCCGCCTGTTTGAAaatggctccctgcttctcagtGACCTGCAGCTCGCCGATGAGGGCACCTATGAGGTCGAGATCTCCATCACTGATGACACCTTCACCGGGGAGAAGACCATCAATCTCACTGTGGATG TGCCCATTTCGAGGCCACAGGTGTTAGTGGCTTCGACCACTGTACTGGAGCTCAGTGAAGCCTTCACTCTGAACTGCTCTCATGAGAATGGCACCAAGCCCAGCTACACCTGGCTGAAGGATGGCAAGCCTCTCCTCAATGACTCGCGAATGCTCCTGTCCCCCGACCAAAAGGTGCTTACCATCACCCGTGTGCTCATGGAGGACGACGACCTGTACAGTTGTGTGGTGGAGAACCCCATCAGTCAGGGCCGCAGCCTGCCTATCAAAATCACCGTGTACA gaAGAAGCTCTCTCTACATCATCTTGTCCACAGGAGGTATCTTCCTCCTTGTGACCTTGGTGACAGTCTGTGCCTGCTGGAAACCCTCCAAAAAGTCTGG aaagaagaggaaactggAGAAGCAAAACTCCCTGGAATATATGGATCAGAATGATGACAGCCTGAAACCAGAAG CAGACACTCTCCCCCGAAGTGGAGAGCAGGAGCGGAAGAACCCCATGGCACTCTACATTCTGAAGGACAAG GACGCCCCGGAGCCCGAGGAGGAGCCTGCTCCCGAGCCCCGGGGCACGACGGAGCCCGGTCCGCCCGGCTACTCTGTATCGCCAGCGGTTCCCGGCCGCTCGCCTGGGATGCCCGTGCGCTCTGCCCGCCGGTACCCGCGCTCGCCCGCGCGCTCCCCCGCCCCCGGCCGGACGCACACGTCGCCGTCCCGGGCCCCCGGCTCGCCCGGTCGCTCGCGCACACTTCGGACTGCGGCCGCGCGCCTGATGCGCGAGCAGGAGGAGGCCGGCCCGGTGGGCATCAGCGCCTGA
- the HEPACAM gene encoding hepatic and glial cell adhesion molecule isoform X3 produces the protein MPPKMKRERGTLSRALSALRLTPFVYLLLIQTEPLQGVNITSPIRLIHGTVGRSALLSVQYSSTSSDKPVVKWQLKRDKPVTVVQSIGTEIIGTLRPDYRDRIRLFENGSLLLSDLQLADEGTYEVEISITDDTFTGEKTINLTVDVPISRPQVLVASTTVLELSEAFTLNCSHENGTKPSYTWLKDGKPLLNDSRMLLSPDQKVLTITRVLMEDDDLYSCVVENPISQGRSLPIKITVYRRSSLYIILSTGGIFLLVTLVTVCACWKPSKKSGKKRKLEKQNSLEYMDQNDDSLKPEDTLPRSGEQERKNPMALYILKDKDAPEPEEEPAPEPRGTTEPGPPGYSVSPAVPGRSPGMPVRSARRYPRSPARSPAPGRTHTSPSRAPGSPGRSRTLRTAAARLMREQEEAGPVGISA, from the exons ATGCCACccaaaatgaagagagaaaggggaaccctgtCCAGAGCCCTCAGTGCCTTACGCCTCACTCCTTTTGTCTACCTTCTTCTGATCCAAACAG AGCCCCTGCAGGGGGTGAACATCACCAGCCCGATACGCCTGATCCATGGCACAGTGGGGAGGTCAGCCCTGCTTTCTGTGCAGTACAGCAGCACCAGCAGCGACAAGCCTGTAGTGAAGTGGCAGCTGAAGCGGgataagccagtgaccgtggTACAGTCCATTGGCACAGAGATCATTGGCACTCTGCGGCCTGATTATCGAGACCGCATCCGCCTGTTTGAAaatggctccctgcttctcagtGACCTGCAGCTCGCCGATGAGGGCACCTATGAGGTCGAGATCTCCATCACTGATGACACCTTCACCGGGGAGAAGACCATCAATCTCACTGTGGATG TGCCCATTTCGAGGCCACAGGTGTTAGTGGCTTCGACCACTGTACTGGAGCTCAGTGAAGCCTTCACTCTGAACTGCTCTCATGAGAATGGCACCAAGCCCAGCTACACCTGGCTGAAGGATGGCAAGCCTCTCCTCAATGACTCGCGAATGCTCCTGTCCCCCGACCAAAAGGTGCTTACCATCACCCGTGTGCTCATGGAGGACGACGACCTGTACAGTTGTGTGGTGGAGAACCCCATCAGTCAGGGCCGCAGCCTGCCTATCAAAATCACCGTGTACA gaAGAAGCTCTCTCTACATCATCTTGTCCACAGGAGGTATCTTCCTCCTTGTGACCTTGGTGACAGTCTGTGCCTGCTGGAAACCCTCCAAAAAGTCTGG aaagaagaggaaactggAGAAGCAAAACTCCCTGGAATATATGGATCAGAATGATGACAGCCTGAAACCAGAAG ACACTCTCCCCCGAAGTGGAGAGCAGGAGCGGAAGAACCCCATGGCACTCTACATTCTGAAGGACAAG GACGCCCCGGAGCCCGAGGAGGAGCCTGCTCCCGAGCCCCGGGGCACGACGGAGCCCGGTCCGCCCGGCTACTCTGTATCGCCAGCGGTTCCCGGCCGCTCGCCTGGGATGCCCGTGCGCTCTGCCCGCCGGTACCCGCGCTCGCCCGCGCGCTCCCCCGCCCCCGGCCGGACGCACACGTCGCCGTCCCGGGCCCCCGGCTCGCCCGGTCGCTCGCGCACACTTCGGACTGCGGCCGCGCGCCTGATGCGCGAGCAGGAGGAGGCCGGCCCGGTGGGCATCAGCGCCTGA